A window from Cryptomeria japonica chromosome 1, Sugi_1.0, whole genome shotgun sequence encodes these proteins:
- the LOC131857628 gene encoding uncharacterized protein LOC131857628 encodes MGINGPSRCILCQKHEETADHLLLHCKFSSHCWWHFMGKLKIFGPFPSGLDEWFLQWPEPARKPIFVDAIYILPSLLIWEIWKERNRRIFQGKEVSLMSLCGKIENHLTELLNEVAQSNSLKKNLYTDWDWKIKLALPNLLIPLLFGKGTPVDQVNPRVGVKWEAPESGWSKVNFDGAFAGNPSQSGIGCILRNSDGICIK; translated from the coding sequence atgggtatcaatggacctAGCAGATGCATTTTATGTCAAAAGCATGAAGAGACTGCGGATCATCTACTACTCCACTGCAAATTCTCCAGccactgttggtggcatttcatgggaaaactGAAAATCTTTGGCCCCTTCCCATCAGGGCTAGATGagtggtttttgcaatggcctGAACCGGCAAGAAAGCCTATTTTTGTTGATGCGATTTATATCTTACCATCtcttctgatttgggaaatttggaaagaaaggaatcgcaGAATCTTCCAGGGTAAAGAGGTGAGCTTAATGTCTctatgtgggaaaattgagaaccacttGACTGAGCTCCTGAATGAGGTTGCTCAATCCAATTCATTAAAGAAAAATTTGTATACAGACTGGGATTGGAAGATTAAGCTAGCTCTTCCAAATCTACTCATTCCACTGCTTTTTGGCAAGGGAACCCCGGTGGATCAGGTCAATCCAAGAGTGGGTGTCAAATGGGAAGCGCCAGAGTCtgggtggagcaaggtaaactttgatggtgcttttgCAGGAAATCCAAGTCAAAGTGGTATTGGTTGTATATTGAGGAATTCTGATGGTATCTGTATAAAATAA